One stretch of Gadus macrocephalus chromosome 12, ASM3116895v1 DNA includes these proteins:
- the cpt2 gene encoding carnitine O-palmitoyltransferase 2, mitochondrial: MANLLSLQFSASLRHTGRLVSPRAASLTQRRFKQDSSAEYLHKSIVPSMHYQKSLPRLPVPKLEDTIRRYLAAQKPLLDDDQFRTTENLAKDFQSTTGKTLHEELVAQDKSNKHTSYISAPWFDMYLSARESVVLNFNPFMSFNPDPRTEYNDQLVRATNVVCSAVRFMKTLRAGVLAPEVFHLNPSKSDTDGFKRLIRWVPSSLSWYGAYMVNAYPLDMSQYFRLFNSTRVPKQGRDELFTDAKGRHLLVMRKGNMYSFDVVDPDGNMVRPAEIQSHLNHILADESPAAAHPLGVLTSENRDVWAGLRDKLVAAGNGETLQEVDSALFCLCLDDEDMRDHIHTSHNMLHGDGCNRWYDKSFSVVLARDGQTAINFEHSWGDGVAVLRFQNEIFKDTTEQPLVHPGSASTGADSAAAVRRLRFHLDDALRAGIDTAKENFDAAVSELTIDALEFKKGGKEQLKKQKLSPDAVAQLAFQMGFLRQYGHTVATYESCSTAAFKHGRTETIRPATVHTKRCAEAFVQRPGEHSVDQLVEMLKECSKYHGQLTREAAMGQGFDRHLFAMRYLANTKGQALHDLYKDPAYAAINHNVLSTSTLTSPAVSLGGFAPVVPDGFGVGYGVHDDWIGCNVSSYPSRDVHEFLRCVDKSLEDIFTVLEGKPIN; encoded by the exons ATGGCGAACCTGCTTTCCCTGCAGTTCAGTgcctctctcagacacacgGGCAGGCTAGTGTCTCCTAGAGCCGCGTCCTTGACTCAGAGACGCTTCAAACAGGACTCTTCTGCAGAGTACCTTCACAAAAGCATTGTACCCTCAATGCATTACCAAAAGAGTCTGCCTAG actaCCTGTTCCCAAACTAGAAGATACCATCAGAAGATATTTAGCGGCTCAGAAACCACTGTTGGACGATGACCAATTCAG GACCACTGAGAACTTGGCCAAGGATTTTCAGAGTACGACAGGGAAGACCTTGCATGAAGAACTGGTGGCCCAGGACAAGAGCAACAAGCACACCAGCTACATCTCAG CGCCATGGTTCGACATGTACCTCTCGGCCCGGGAGTCTGTGGTGCTGAACTTTAACCCCTTCATGTCCTTCAACCCGGACCCCCGGACCGAGTACAACGACCAGCTGGTCCGCGCCACCAACGTGGTGTGCTCGGCCGTGCGCTTCATGAAGACCCTGCGGGCGGGGGTCCTGGCCCCCGAGGTCTTCCACCTCAACCCGTCCAAGAGCGACACAGACGGCTTCAAGAGGCTGATCCGCTGGGTGCCTTCCTCACTGTCCTGGTACGGAGCCTACATGGTGAACGCCTATCCCCTGGACATGTCCCAGTACTTCCGCCTCTTCAACTCCACCCGCGTGCCTAAGCAGGGCCGGGATGAGCTATTCACAGACGCAAAGGGGCGGCATCTGCTGGTGATGCGGAAGGGCAACATGTACTCGTTCGACGTGGTCGACCCCGACGGCAACATGGTGAGGCCTGCCGAGATCCAGTCCCACCTGAACCACATCCTGGCGGACGAGAGCCCGGCCGCGGCCCACCCTCTTGGGGTGCTGACCAGCGAGAACCGGGAcgtgtgggcggggctgagggacAAGCTAGTCGCCGCGGGCAATGGCGAGACACTGCAGGAGGTGGACAGCGCGCTGTTCTGCCTGTGTCTCGACGACGAGGACATGCGCGACCACATCCACACCTCCCACAACATGTTGCACGGCGACGGCTGCAACCGCTGGTACGACAAGTCCTTCTCAGTGGTGCTGGCCCGGGACGGCCAGACCGCCATTAACTTCGAGCACTCGTGGGGCGACGGCGTGGCCGTGCTGCGCTTCCAGAACGAGATCTTCAAGGACACCACGGAGCAGCCGCTGGTACACCCGGGCTCCGCCTCCACCGGCGCGGACTCGGCGGCTGCGGTGCGCAGGCTCCGTTTCCACCTCGATGACGCGCTGCGCGCCGGCATCGACACCGCCAAGGAGAACTTTGACGCGGCCGTGTCCGAGCTCACCATCGACGCCTTGGAGTTCAAAAAGGGCGGGAAAGAGCAGCTGAAGAAGCAGAAGCTGAGCCCCGATGCGGTGGCCCAGCTGGCGTTTCAGATGGGCTTCCTGCGGCAGTACGGCCACACGGTGGCCACGTACGAGTCCTGCAGCACGGCCGCCTTCAAGCACGGACGCACCGAGACCATCCGCCCGGCCACGGTACACACCAAGCGCTGCGCCGAGGCCTTCGTCCAGCGGCCGGGGGAGCACAGCGTGGATCAGCTGGTAGAGATGCTGAAGGAGTGCTCCAAATACCACGGGCAGCTCACCAGGGAGGCCGCCATGG GTCAGGGTTTCGACCGCCACCTCTTCGCTATGCGCTATCTGGCCAACACTAAAGGGCAGGCCCTCCACGACTTATACAAGGACCCGGCGTACGCGGCCATCAACCACAACGTCCTGTCCACCAGCACCCTAACCAGCCCGGCCGTCAGCCTGGGCGGCTTCGCGCCGGTCGTCCCAGACGGCTTTGGCGTAGGCTATGGTGTCCACGACGACTGGATCGGCTGCAACGTCTCCAGCTACCCATCCCGCGACGTCCACGAGTTCCTGCGGTGTGTCGACAAGTCTCTAGAGGACATCTTCACTGTGTTGGAGGGGAAGCCCATCAACTAA
- the uck2a gene encoding uridine-cytidine kinase 2-A produces MAGDDETKPDDQTANDQNNRQPFLIGVAGGTASGKSSVCSKIMELLGQNKIDHHHRQVVILSLDSFYRVLSPEQKARALKGQFNFDHPDAFDNDLIISTLWDILEGKIVQLPVYDFVIHSRKEETVTVYPADVVLCEGILMFYAQEIRDMFQMKLFVDTDADTRLSRRVLRDICERGRDLESVLSQYIMFVKPAFEEFCLPTKKYADVIIPRGADNLVAINLIVQHIQDILNGGLNKKNNGCLEDYELTQNLQNTEPSSRPH; encoded by the exons ATGGCAGGGGACGACGAAACAAAGCCGGATGACCAAACCGCGAATGATCAGAACAATCGGCAACCTTTTCTAATCGGTGTCGCTGGAGGAACTGCCAGTGGCAAG TCGTCGGTGTGCAGTAAGATCATGGAGCTTCTTGGGCAGAACAAGATCGACCACCACCATAGGCAGGTGGTGATCCTCAGCCTGGACAGCTTCTACAGGGTGCTCTCCCCTGAGCAGAAAGCCAGAGCTCTGAAGGGACAGTTCAACTTCGACCATCCAG ATGCGTTCGATAATGACCTCATCATCTCCACCTTGTGGGACATCTTGGAGGGCAAAATAGTGCAGCTTCCAGTGTACGACTTTGTCATCCATTCCAG GAAAGAGGAGACTGTGACGGTGTACCCAGCAGATGTGGTGCTTTGTGAGGGCATTCTAATGTTCTATGCTCAGGAGATCCGGGACATGTTCCAAATGAAGCTGTTCGTCGACACAGACGCCGATACCAGACTGTCACGCCGAG TGCTTCGGGACATCTGTGAACGAGGACGGGACTTGGAGAGCGTACTCAGCCAGTACATCATGTTCGTCAAACCTGCTTTTGAGGAGTTCTGCCTACCG ACCAAGAAATACGCTGATGTCATCATACCCAGAGGCGCAGACAACCTCG TTGCCATAAACCTAATAGTTCAACACATCCAGGACATCCTCAATGGGGGTTTAAACAAGAAGAACAATGGCTGCCTGGAGGACTATGAATTGACTCAGAACCTGCAAAACACTGAGCCCAGCAGTCGCCCCCATTGA
- the tmco1 gene encoding calcium load-activated calcium channel has product MSTMFADTILIVFISVCTALLAEGITWVLVYRTEKYKRLKAEVEKQSKKLEKKKETITESAGRQQKKKIERQEEKLKNNNRDLSMVRMKSMFAIGFCFTALMGMFNSIFDGRVVAKLPFTPISYIQGLSHRNLLGEDFTDCSFIFLYILCTMSIRQNIQKMLGLAPSRAATKQAGGFLGPPPQAAKFS; this is encoded by the exons ATGAGCACAATGTTCGCGGACACCATCCTCATCGTGTTCATCTCTGTCTGCACAGCACTGCTCGCCGAAG GTATTACATGGGTTTTGGTTTATCGCACTGAGAAGTACAAGCGGCTGAAGGCAGAGGTCGAGAAGCAAAGCAAGAAAC TTGAGAAGAAAAAGGAGACCATCACAGAGTCTGCTGGACGTCAGCAGAAGAAAAAAATTG agagacaagaggagaaACTGAAGAACAACAATCGAGACTTGTCCATG gtTCGCATGAAATCCATGTTCGCCATCGGCTTCTGCTTCACTGCATTGATGGGCATGTTCAACTCTAT CTTTGACGGAAGGGTCGTGGCCAAACTGCCCTTCACCCCCATCTCCTACATCCAAGGCCTGTCCCATCGCAACCTTCTGGGGGAGGACTTCACAGACTGTtccttcatcttcctctacaTCCTCTGCACCATGTCTATCAGACAG aACATTCAGAAGATGCTGGGCCTGGCTCCATCCAGAGCGGCCACCAAGCAGGCTGGCGGCTTCCTGGGACCTCCTCCCCAGGCGGCCAAGTTCTCATAA
- the aatf gene encoding protein AATF codes for MAGSVSQQLEELLNPLPKFADPENDQDDETKAQVDDRFDEDDHEDHEDGFGLSNLRKHNTSLLAETDRRYVGQAVSRKQLLKEMGQSDEEGDDDVEEDDMSETKGEDDDDDDDEEIESDECDDIAPGAERETQEEQLMGKSNGTVKTLVSNKKRPDFVCAEGVDLHKLTEGMDDLGASDDDDGSDDDDDGEEDDDDDSEEGTEDEDEDQGTVKTFSKEKVDEEVEKGKAVKNQLILWDQLLEGRIKIQKALATANQLPQPLTFPEFKKQGSAEFAGALKNSHKALKALQRSLLELQDQLLHQNPDTRPISMGKSYGAAANSDDELSEVMEVEPAAGSGALKRKLDVGQYPAFMAKRFADFQPYCNGTLQKWHDKTRLTMGKSSKGFGAFERNIVTQVEQVLLDKERLLRRTQTRRTEYRVLGKKDTSSAAPPEEPAAPLEDREEEEPADEQMMKANRHLKDLDEDIFDDDDFYHQLLRELIERKTSAADPNDQVAMGRQWLAIQKLRSKIKKRVDTKASKGRKVRFTIHSKMVNFMAPVDHSPMNDEARTELFRCLFGKNSPLEGSQVGVM; via the coding sequence ATGGCTGGTTCGGTTTCCCAGCAGCTTGAGGAATTGTTAAACCCTTTACCAAAATTCGCAGACCCCGAGAACGACCAGGACGATGAGACAAAAGCCCAAGTTGATGACAGGTTTGACGAAGACGATCACGAAGATCACGAAGATGGGTTTGGCCTTAGCAATCTGCGAAAGCACAACACATCTCTGCTGGCTGAGACCGATCGCCGATACGTGGGACAAGCAGTATCTCGTAAACAACTGCTTAAGGAGATGGGTCAATCTGATGAAGAAGGAGATGATGACGTGGAAGAAGATGATATGTCCGAAACGAAAGGtgaggacgatgatgatgacgacgacgaagaGATCGAATCCGACGAGTGTGATGATATTGCACCTGGGGCTGAAAGAGAGACGCAAGAAGAGCAGCTGATGGGGAAATCAAATGGTACAGTCAAAACCCTTGTGTCTAACAAGAAACGTCCAGACTTCGTTTGTGCTGAGGGTGTTGACTTGCACAAGTTAACAGAAGGGATGGACGATCTGGGAGCGAGTGATGATGACGATgggagtgatgatgatgatgatggagaggaagatgatgatgatgactctGAAGAGGGGACTGAGGACGAGGATGAAGACCAGGGCACAGTCAAGACCTTCTCTAAGGAGAAGGTGGATGAGGAAGTGGAGAAGGGCAAAGCAGTGAAGAATCAGCTCATCCTGTGGGACCAACTGCTGGAAGGACGAATCAAGATCCAGAAGGCTCTCGCCACGGCCAATCAGCTTCCACAACCGCTGACGTTCCCAGAGTTTAAAAAGCAGGGCAGTGCAGAGTTTGCTGGGGCGCTGAAGAATAGCCACAAAGCCCTGAAGGCTCTCCAGCGGTCTCTACTGGAGCTGCAGGACCAGCTGCTGCACCAGAACCCCGACACCAGGCCCATCTCCATGGGGAAGAGCTATGGAGCTGCGGCCAATAGCGACGATGAGCTCAgcgaggtgatggaggtggaacCGGCGGCTGGATCCGGCGCCCTGAAGCGTAAGCTGGATGTGGGACAGTACCCGGCCTTCATGGCCAAACGCTTCGCTGACTTCCAGCCCTACTGCAACGGCACGCTGCAGAAGTGGCACGACAAGACCAGGCTGACCATGGGCAAGAGCAGCAAGGGCTTTGGCGCCTTCGAGCGCAACATCGTCACCCAGGTGGAGCAGGTGCTCCTGGACAAGGAGAGGCTGCTGAGGAGAACCCAGACCCGCCGCACCGAGTACAGGGTCCTTGGGAAGAAGGACACGTCGTCCGCCGCGCCACCCGAAGAGCCGGCCGCACCCCTTGAGGatagagaagaagaggagcccGCGGACGAGCAGATGATGAAGGCCAACCGGCACCTCAAGGACCTGGACGAGGACATCTTTGACGACGACGACTTCTACCACCAGCTCCTCAGGGAGCTGATCGAGCGCAAGACGAGCGCCGCCGACCCCAACGACCAGGTGGCCATGGGCCGGCAGTGGCTGGCCATCCAGAAGCTGCGCAGCAAGATCAAGAAGCGCGTGGACACCAAGGCCAGCAAGGGGCGAAAGGTGCGCTTCACCATCCACAGCAAGATGGTGAACTTCATGGCCCCGGTCGACCACAGCCCCATGAACGACGAGGCCAGGACCGAGCTGTTCCGCTGTCTGTTTGGCAAAAACTCGCCGCTGGAGGGGTCGCAGGTGGGCGTCATGTAA
- the magoh gene encoding protein mago nashi homolog: MSTSDFYLRYYVGHKGKFGHEFLEFEFRPDGKLRYANNSNYKNDVMIRKEAYVHKSVMEELKRIIDDSEITKEDDALWPPPDRVGRQELEIVIGDEHISFTTSKIGSLIDVNQSKDPEGLRVFYYLVQDLKCLVFSLIGLHFKIKPI; encoded by the exons ATGTCCACGAGTGACTTCTATTTGAGATATTATGTCGGGCACAAGGGGAAATTCGGACACGAATTCTTAGAGTTTGAGTTCCGACCTGACG GAAAACTGAGATATGCAAACAACAGCAACTACAAGAACGACGTCATGATCCGAAAAGAG GCCTATGTACACAAGAGTGTGATGGAGGAACTCAAAAGGATCATCGACGACAGTGAAATAACCAAGGAAGACGACGCGCTTTGGCCACCACCTGATAGAGTCGGAAGACAG GAGTTGGAGATAGTCATTGGAGATGAACACATTTCTTTCACAACATCGAAAATCGGCTCCTTGATTGACGTAAACCAGTCTAA AGATCCAGAGGGTCTCCGTGTCTTCTACTACCTGGTCCAGGACCTGAAATGTCTCGTCTTCAGTCTAATCGGCCTACACTTCAAAATCAAGCCCATCTAA